From a single Polynucleobacter asymbioticus QLW-P1DMWA-1 genomic region:
- a CDS encoding GntR family transcriptional regulator: protein MNLSEINLPIASFSPLYEQIKAMILASLQASEWLPGAAIPSEMDLAARYAVSQGTVRKAIDELAAQNLLVRRQGKGTFVATHQEDDWQYRFLRLAPDSGEKFHLTNQFLACVQAKASSYVANLLKLKAGDPIIHIDRVQSFAGQPIVFEEIWLPGGRFKGLDLEALNAWHGPMYAFYEGEYATHMVRAEEKIKAVSADEILAKHLNLPLGAPLLSVERVAFTYGNKPVEIRHARYDTSEQHYENKLN, encoded by the coding sequence GTGAATTTGTCAGAAATAAACTTGCCGATCGCCTCATTTAGCCCTCTGTATGAACAGATTAAGGCGATGATTTTGGCCAGCTTGCAGGCCTCTGAGTGGCTGCCGGGCGCCGCTATTCCTAGTGAAATGGACTTGGCGGCTCGCTATGCCGTGAGCCAGGGAACTGTTCGTAAGGCTATTGATGAGTTGGCTGCACAAAACCTACTTGTTCGTCGCCAAGGCAAAGGGACATTTGTCGCCACTCACCAAGAGGATGACTGGCAGTACCGTTTTCTGCGTCTGGCGCCTGATTCTGGCGAGAAATTTCACCTAACCAATCAATTTCTAGCCTGTGTACAAGCCAAAGCTAGCTCATATGTCGCCAATTTGCTTAAATTAAAGGCAGGCGACCCCATTATTCATATTGATCGTGTACAAAGTTTTGCAGGCCAACCCATTGTTTTTGAAGAGATTTGGCTACCTGGAGGCCGCTTTAAGGGCTTGGATCTTGAAGCATTGAACGCGTGGCACGGACCCATGTATGCCTTCTATGAGGGTGAGTACGCCACGCATATGGTGAGGGCTGAGGAAAAAATCAAAGCAGTGTCAGCTGATGAGATCCTGGCAAAGCATCTGAATTTACCGCTGGGCGCACCCCTCCTGTCGGTTGAGCGGGTTGCTTTTACCTACGGGAATAAACCAGTAGAAATTCGGCATGCCAGATACGACACTTCAGAGCAGCACTATGAAAACAAATTGAATTGA
- the sdhD gene encoding succinate dehydrogenase, hydrophobic membrane anchor protein → MPIYQIGPKRLVVGAHYGLKEWIIQRVTAIVMVVFTIVLLVDYCITGSATYEGWSSLFSNQFMKLLTLLAFISLFYHAWIGIRDIWMDYIKPVSIRLTLQVLTVLYLVACAAYAVQILWKV, encoded by the coding sequence ATGCCTATTTATCAAATTGGACCAAAGCGCTTAGTTGTTGGTGCGCATTACGGCCTCAAAGAATGGATCATTCAACGCGTCACCGCGATTGTGATGGTGGTATTTACGATTGTTTTATTGGTTGACTACTGCATCACTGGTAGCGCAACTTATGAAGGCTGGTCAAGCCTCTTTAGCAATCAATTCATGAAGTTATTGACGTTGTTGGCATTCATCAGCTTGTTCTATCACGCTTGGATTGGTATCCGTGATATCTGGATGGATTACATCAAGCCGGTCAGTATTCGTTTAACACTCCAAGTGTTGACCGTTCTGTATCTCGTAGCCTGTGCGGCCTATGCCGTACAAATTTTGTGGAAAGTGTAA
- the sdhC gene encoding succinate dehydrogenase, cytochrome b556 subunit: MVEAQQNVKKDRPVYRNIGLAQLVKYRLPWAGKVSILHRISGAVLFLMLPFLLYLLDQSLASEVSYQKFQAITGHVLVKIVCLGLIWCFLHHFCAGIRYLLLDLEIGVEKSEANRSAIFVFCLGVALTAVVGLKLFGLY; this comes from the coding sequence ATGGTTGAAGCACAGCAAAATGTAAAAAAAGATAGACCGGTTTACCGAAACATCGGTTTAGCCCAGTTGGTGAAATATCGCCTTCCTTGGGCCGGAAAAGTTTCTATTCTTCATCGCATCAGCGGAGCAGTACTGTTCCTCATGTTGCCGTTCCTCTTGTATCTTTTAGACCAGAGCCTCGCTTCTGAAGTGAGTTATCAAAAGTTCCAAGCGATTACCGGCCATGTATTGGTGAAGATAGTCTGTCTTGGATTGATCTGGTGTTTCTTGCACCATTTCTGCGCCGGCATCCGTTACCTCTTACTCGATTTGGAAATCGGCGTAGAGAAGTCTGAAGCCAATCGTTCAGCCATTTTTGTATTCTGTCTTGGCGTGGCTTTGACTGCGGTTGTTGGTCTTAAATTATTCGGCTTGTACTAA
- a CDS encoding malate dehydrogenase has product MAKAPMRVAVTGAAGQIGYSLLFRIANGDLLGKDQPVILQLLEIPDEKAQKALTGVMMELEDCAFPLLAGMTAHSDPMTAFKDIDVALLVGARPRGPGMERKDLLSANAQIFTAQGKALNAVAKKTVKVLVVGNPANTNAYIAMKSAPDIPAKNFTAMLRLDHNRALSQLANKLNKPVADIEKLVVWGNHSPTMYPDYRFATIDGKSVKDSINDAAWNKDVFIPTVGKRGAAIIEARGLSSAASAANAAIDHIHDWVLGTNGKWVTMGIPSKGEYGIPAEVIYGFPVTCENGEYKMIEGLEIDEFSRERMTHTLNELLEEQAGVKHLLP; this is encoded by the coding sequence ATGGCAAAAGCCCCAATGCGTGTCGCCGTAACCGGTGCAGCCGGTCAAATCGGATATTCCCTTTTATTCCGCATCGCCAATGGCGACCTTTTGGGCAAAGATCAGCCCGTAATCCTTCAATTACTAGAAATTCCAGACGAAAAAGCGCAAAAGGCTTTAACTGGCGTGATGATGGAGCTGGAAGACTGTGCATTCCCGCTATTAGCTGGAATGACTGCACACTCCGATCCTATGACTGCATTTAAAGATATCGACGTTGCCCTTTTAGTTGGCGCACGTCCACGCGGACCTGGCATGGAGCGTAAAGATTTGCTCTCAGCCAATGCGCAAATTTTCACAGCGCAAGGTAAAGCATTGAACGCAGTTGCTAAGAAAACTGTAAAAGTATTAGTTGTTGGCAACCCAGCAAACACCAATGCATACATTGCAATGAAATCTGCTCCAGATATCCCTGCGAAAAACTTCACAGCAATGTTACGTCTTGACCACAACCGCGCGCTCTCACAGTTGGCGAATAAATTAAACAAGCCTGTTGCTGATATTGAAAAATTGGTTGTTTGGGGTAATCACAGCCCAACCATGTATCCAGACTATCGCTTTGCAACAATCGATGGCAAGTCAGTAAAAGATAGCATCAACGATGCAGCTTGGAATAAAGATGTTTTCATTCCAACTGTTGGTAAGCGTGGTGCAGCAATTATCGAAGCTCGCGGCTTATCATCAGCAGCTTCTGCAGCAAATGCTGCGATTGATCACATTCACGATTGGGTGCTTGGAACAAACGGCAAATGGGTCACCATGGGCATTCCTTCCAAAGGCGAATACGGCATTCCAGCTGAAGTCATTTATGGCTTCCCTGTCACTTGCGAAAACGGCGAATACAAAATGATCGAAGGATTAGAGATCGATGAGTTTTCCCGTGAGCGCATGACACATACCTTGAACGAATTGCTTGAAGAGCAAGCTGGCGTTAAGCATTTGCTTCCTTAA